A DNA window from Setaria viridis chromosome 2, Setaria_viridis_v4.0, whole genome shotgun sequence contains the following coding sequences:
- the LOC117844893 gene encoding probable D-2-hydroxyglutarate dehydrogenase, mitochondrial isoform X1, with the protein MARRAAAAARLLRRLGPLAAEPPTRGMPHTQYEFANHTMNSCRRFHWIPSLQCPPCGPRTNAETYEGQRSANKASEVQKRTFGSAATHIQRNPAYSELNSDDVSYFKTILGNNGVVQDEDRIAVANVDWMGKYRGASQLLLLPKSTVEVSKILSYCNTRRLAVVPQGGNTGLVGGSVPVYDEVIISLAGMDKIISFDNVNGILTCEAGCVLENLSTFVEKEGFIMPLDLGAKGSCHIGGNISTNAGGLRFIRYGSLHGNVLGLEVVLADGTVLDMLTTLRKDNTGYDLKHLFIGSEGSLGVVTKISVLTPAKLPSTNVAFLSCNDYTSCQKLLLAARRNLGEILSAFEFMDHNCIDLAMRHLEGVQNPLPASQSKFYVLIETTGSDESYDKTKLEAFLLSSMENGLVADGVIAQDISQASNFWRIREGISEASVKVGAVYKYDLSIPVEKLYDIVEEMRCRLGNNAEVLGYGHLGDGNLHLNILSSKYDDNTLAQIEPFVYEWTSAQRGSISAEHGLGLMKAEKIHYSKAPEAVQLMASIKKLLDSNSILNPYKVLPQSVL; encoded by the exons ATGGCAcggcgcgcggcagcggcggcgaggcttcTCCGCCGTCTGGGCCCGCTCGCCGCAGAGCCCCCGACGCGAG GCATGCCTCATACTCAATATGAATTCGCAAACCACACTATGAATTCTTGTAGAAGATTTCACTGGATTCCCAGTTTACAGTGTCCACCGTGTGGACCTAGGACTAATGCGGAAACATATGAAGGCCAACGCAGTGCTAACAAGGCTTCTGAAGTTCAGAAGCGCACATTTGGTTCTGCAGCAACACACATTCAGAGGAATCCAGCCTATTCAGAGCTGAACTCTGATGATGTTTCTTACTTCAAGACCATCTTGGGTAACAATGGCGTAGTTCAGGATGAAGACAGGATTGcagttgcaaatgtagactggATGGGTAAATACAGGGGTGCAAGTCAGCTACTACTTTTACCAAAAAGCACTGTAGAG GTTTCTAAGATTCTTTCGTATTGCAACACCAGACGATTGGCTGTGGTTCCACAGGGTGGCAACACAGGCCTTGTTGGTGGCAGTGTGCCTGTTTATGATGAG GTGATTATCAGCCTCGCAGGCATGGACAAAATCATTTCCTTTGATAAT GTAAATGGTATTCTTACTTGTGAAGCCGGTTGTGTGTTGGAAAATTTAAGTACCTTTGTGGAAAAGGAAGG GTTTATTATGCCACTTGACTTGGGAGCAAAGGGTAGCTGCCACATTGGTGGAAACATTTCAACTAATGCTGGTGGTCTTCGTTTCATACGCTATGGTTCACTCCATGGAAATGTACTTG GTCTTGAAGTTGTCCTGGCTGATGGGACTGTCCTTGATATGCTAACTACCTTACGGAAAGACAATACTGGGTACGATCTGAAGCACTTATTTATTG GAAGTGAAGGCTCGCTAGGAGTGGTCACTAAAATTTCAGTACTTACACCTGCAAAGCTACCTTCAACTAATGTTGCATTTCTTTCTTGCAATGACTACACAAGCTgccag AAATTACTGCTTGCAGCTAGGAGGAACTTGGGTGAGATCTTGTCTGCATTTGAATTCATGGATCATAACTGTATTGATCTG GCTATGCGACATTTGGAAGGAGTTCAAAATCCTTTACCTGCATCACAGTCCAAATTTTATGTTCTAATCGAGACAACAGGGAGTGATGAATCGTATGACAA AACAAAACTGGAAGCTTTTTTGTTGAGTTCAATGGAAAATGGTCTGGTAGCTGATGGAGTTATAGCGCAGGATATCAGCCAAGCATCAAACTTTTGGCGGATCCGTGAG GGTATATCAGAAGCATCTGTGAAAGTTGGGGCTGTGTACAAATATGACTTGTCCATACCTGTAGAGAAGCTCTATGATATTGTTGAAGAAATGCGCTGCCGTCTTG GTAATAACGCAGAGGTATTGGGCTATGGCCACCTTGGAGATGGGAATCTGCATTTGAACATCCTATCAAGCAAATACGACGACAAT ACTCTTGCACAAATCGAACCATTTGTCTATGAGTGGACTTCAGCACAAAGAGGAAGCATCAGTGCAGAGCATGGTTTGGGGCTAATGAAAGCCGAGAAGATTCACTACAGTAAAGCACCTGAAGCG GTGCAACTAATGGCCTCCATCAAGAAGTTGCTGGACTCCAATTCAATCCTGAACCCCTACAAGGTTCTGCCACAGTCTGTACTGTAG
- the LOC117844893 gene encoding probable D-2-hydroxyglutarate dehydrogenase, mitochondrial isoform X2: MCMPHTQYEFANHTMNSCRRFHWIPSLQCPPCGPRTNAETYEGQRSANKASEVQKRTFGSAATHIQRNPAYSELNSDDVSYFKTILGNNGVVQDEDRIAVANVDWMGKYRGASQLLLLPKSTVEVSKILSYCNTRRLAVVPQGGNTGLVGGSVPVYDEVIISLAGMDKIISFDNVNGILTCEAGCVLENLSTFVEKEGFIMPLDLGAKGSCHIGGNISTNAGGLRFIRYGSLHGNVLGLEVVLADGTVLDMLTTLRKDNTGYDLKHLFIGSEGSLGVVTKISVLTPAKLPSTNVAFLSCNDYTSCQKLLLAARRNLGEILSAFEFMDHNCIDLAMRHLEGVQNPLPASQSKFYVLIETTGSDESYDKTKLEAFLLSSMENGLVADGVIAQDISQASNFWRIREGISEASVKVGAVYKYDLSIPVEKLYDIVEEMRCRLGNNAEVLGYGHLGDGNLHLNILSSKYDDNTLAQIEPFVYEWTSAQRGSISAEHGLGLMKAEKIHYSKAPEAVQLMASIKKLLDSNSILNPYKVLPQSVL; this comes from the exons GCATGCCTCATACTCAATATGAATTCGCAAACCACACTATGAATTCTTGTAGAAGATTTCACTGGATTCCCAGTTTACAGTGTCCACCGTGTGGACCTAGGACTAATGCGGAAACATATGAAGGCCAACGCAGTGCTAACAAGGCTTCTGAAGTTCAGAAGCGCACATTTGGTTCTGCAGCAACACACATTCAGAGGAATCCAGCCTATTCAGAGCTGAACTCTGATGATGTTTCTTACTTCAAGACCATCTTGGGTAACAATGGCGTAGTTCAGGATGAAGACAGGATTGcagttgcaaatgtagactggATGGGTAAATACAGGGGTGCAAGTCAGCTACTACTTTTACCAAAAAGCACTGTAGAG GTTTCTAAGATTCTTTCGTATTGCAACACCAGACGATTGGCTGTGGTTCCACAGGGTGGCAACACAGGCCTTGTTGGTGGCAGTGTGCCTGTTTATGATGAG GTGATTATCAGCCTCGCAGGCATGGACAAAATCATTTCCTTTGATAAT GTAAATGGTATTCTTACTTGTGAAGCCGGTTGTGTGTTGGAAAATTTAAGTACCTTTGTGGAAAAGGAAGG GTTTATTATGCCACTTGACTTGGGAGCAAAGGGTAGCTGCCACATTGGTGGAAACATTTCAACTAATGCTGGTGGTCTTCGTTTCATACGCTATGGTTCACTCCATGGAAATGTACTTG GTCTTGAAGTTGTCCTGGCTGATGGGACTGTCCTTGATATGCTAACTACCTTACGGAAAGACAATACTGGGTACGATCTGAAGCACTTATTTATTG GAAGTGAAGGCTCGCTAGGAGTGGTCACTAAAATTTCAGTACTTACACCTGCAAAGCTACCTTCAACTAATGTTGCATTTCTTTCTTGCAATGACTACACAAGCTgccag AAATTACTGCTTGCAGCTAGGAGGAACTTGGGTGAGATCTTGTCTGCATTTGAATTCATGGATCATAACTGTATTGATCTG GCTATGCGACATTTGGAAGGAGTTCAAAATCCTTTACCTGCATCACAGTCCAAATTTTATGTTCTAATCGAGACAACAGGGAGTGATGAATCGTATGACAA AACAAAACTGGAAGCTTTTTTGTTGAGTTCAATGGAAAATGGTCTGGTAGCTGATGGAGTTATAGCGCAGGATATCAGCCAAGCATCAAACTTTTGGCGGATCCGTGAG GGTATATCAGAAGCATCTGTGAAAGTTGGGGCTGTGTACAAATATGACTTGTCCATACCTGTAGAGAAGCTCTATGATATTGTTGAAGAAATGCGCTGCCGTCTTG GTAATAACGCAGAGGTATTGGGCTATGGCCACCTTGGAGATGGGAATCTGCATTTGAACATCCTATCAAGCAAATACGACGACAAT ACTCTTGCACAAATCGAACCATTTGTCTATGAGTGGACTTCAGCACAAAGAGGAAGCATCAGTGCAGAGCATGGTTTGGGGCTAATGAAAGCCGAGAAGATTCACTACAGTAAAGCACCTGAAGCG GTGCAACTAATGGCCTCCATCAAGAAGTTGCTGGACTCCAATTCAATCCTGAACCCCTACAAGGTTCTGCCACAGTCTGTACTGTAG
- the LOC117846538 gene encoding probable nucleolar protein 5-2 isoform X1 has translation MPSESDESKLVEDLEMQDSSGEEDAPRRYNSDGEVLPPGQLLDDMAVKVLFETPSGFAIFRYNGYKLRHQVALMKEIWADFADPDSAAHEVRLLGFKTFQNKVHAISQSTGVSNELAKMIRNNLQPRQRLAVGNEDYKSIIEKELGIRCVYDSAVAELMWGLKIQMQSLLTPENSDLSNEDYFPMSTGMYCFLKGQKFDVKPDMMVTRRAIELAFLIYACDRHVNKRRSTLRSVAAHIAKISCINTEGWDFHKIAVALKIICCPEENIAATHPWFSTGHWRTLKSDAPKYKKLFFKGASLSLYDEVHHHCNLRIKAGQELTSLIKLAKNVDVEQPREAAIDQDDLDGKKIYPDIDPAILDEL, from the exons ATGCCTTCGGAGTCTGATGAGTCGAAACTGGTCGAGGACTTGGAGATGCAGGATTCGTCGGGTGAGGAGGATGCGCCACGGAGGTATAACAGCGACGGTGAAG TTTTACCACCTGGCCAGTTGTTAGATGATATGGCGGTCAAGGTGCTATTTGAGACGCCCTCTGGCTTTGCAATTTTCCGTTATAATGGATACAAGCTCCGTCACCAAGTTGCCTTGATGAAG GAAATCTGGGCAGACTTCGCTGATCCTGATTCGGCGGCACATGAA GTTCGTCTTTTAGGATTTAAAACTTTTCAGAACAAGGTGCACGCGATTAGTCAAAGTACTGGTGTCAGTAACGAGCTTGCTAAGATGATCCGGAATAATCTCCAACCTCGTCAGCGGCTAGCTGTTGGAAATGAGGATTATAAAAGTATCATTGAAAAGGAATTG GGTATACGCTGTGTGTATGATTCTGCTGTAGCGGAGTTGATGTGGGGCTTAAAGATTCAGATGCAGTCTTTACTGACTCCAGAAAACTCAGATCTGAGTAACGAGGATTACTTCCCAATGAGCACAGGAATGTATTGTTTCCTGAAGGGGCAGAAGTTTGATGTCAAACCAGATATGATG GTTACTAGACGTGCTATTGAGTTGGCATTCCTCATCTATGCCTGTGATCGCCATGTTAACAAACGTAGAAGCACCTTGCGCTCTGTTGCTGCGCACATTGCGAAAATATCTTGCATTAATACTGAGGGTTGGGATTTCCACAAAATTGCGGTCGCGCTCAAGATTATATGTTGCCCTGAAGAAAACATTGCCGCTACCCATCCG TGGTTTTCAACAGGACATTGGAGGACGCTTAAGTCTGATGCACCAAAGTACAAAAAGTTGTTCTTCAAGGGGGCTTCCTTGTCACTCTATGATGAAGTGCACCATCACTGTAATCTTAGGATTAAGGCGGGTCAAGAGTTGACCAGTTTGATCAAACTGGCCAAAAACGTTGATGTTGAGCAACCACGTGAAGCTGCTATTGATCAAGATGATCTTGATGGGAAGAAGATTTATCCTGATATTGACCCTGCCATCCTTGATGAACTTTAA
- the LOC117846538 gene encoding probable nucleolar protein 5-2 isoform X2, with protein sequence MAVKVLFETPSGFAIFRYNGYKLRHQVALMKEIWADFADPDSAAHEVRLLGFKTFQNKVHAISQSTGVSNELAKMIRNNLQPRQRLAVGNEDYKSIIEKELGIRCVYDSAVAELMWGLKIQMQSLLTPENSDLSNEDYFPMSTGMYCFLKGQKFDVKPDMMVTRRAIELAFLIYACDRHVNKRRSTLRSVAAHIAKISCINTEGWDFHKIAVALKIICCPEENIAATHPWFSTGHWRTLKSDAPKYKKLFFKGASLSLYDEVHHHCNLRIKAGQELTSLIKLAKNVDVEQPREAAIDQDDLDGKKIYPDIDPAILDEL encoded by the exons ATGGCGGTCAAGGTGCTATTTGAGACGCCCTCTGGCTTTGCAATTTTCCGTTATAATGGATACAAGCTCCGTCACCAAGTTGCCTTGATGAAG GAAATCTGGGCAGACTTCGCTGATCCTGATTCGGCGGCACATGAA GTTCGTCTTTTAGGATTTAAAACTTTTCAGAACAAGGTGCACGCGATTAGTCAAAGTACTGGTGTCAGTAACGAGCTTGCTAAGATGATCCGGAATAATCTCCAACCTCGTCAGCGGCTAGCTGTTGGAAATGAGGATTATAAAAGTATCATTGAAAAGGAATTG GGTATACGCTGTGTGTATGATTCTGCTGTAGCGGAGTTGATGTGGGGCTTAAAGATTCAGATGCAGTCTTTACTGACTCCAGAAAACTCAGATCTGAGTAACGAGGATTACTTCCCAATGAGCACAGGAATGTATTGTTTCCTGAAGGGGCAGAAGTTTGATGTCAAACCAGATATGATG GTTACTAGACGTGCTATTGAGTTGGCATTCCTCATCTATGCCTGTGATCGCCATGTTAACAAACGTAGAAGCACCTTGCGCTCTGTTGCTGCGCACATTGCGAAAATATCTTGCATTAATACTGAGGGTTGGGATTTCCACAAAATTGCGGTCGCGCTCAAGATTATATGTTGCCCTGAAGAAAACATTGCCGCTACCCATCCG TGGTTTTCAACAGGACATTGGAGGACGCTTAAGTCTGATGCACCAAAGTACAAAAAGTTGTTCTTCAAGGGGGCTTCCTTGTCACTCTATGATGAAGTGCACCATCACTGTAATCTTAGGATTAAGGCGGGTCAAGAGTTGACCAGTTTGATCAAACTGGCCAAAAACGTTGATGTTGAGCAACCACGTGAAGCTGCTATTGATCAAGATGATCTTGATGGGAAGAAGATTTATCCTGATATTGACCCTGCCATCCTTGATGAACTTTAA
- the LOC117845791 gene encoding wall-associated receptor kinase 2 — translation MTYDTMTTPSRPQLLRIPVLLAAAGALLIQAAAIAEQHEPLPPITLPGCPDKCGDISIPFPFGMKPGCFREGFEVTCNHSFQPPRAFIGKGDGRSAKTSTVYTNFSISKTGNYSIEYPRNKSNLDPHLSPVELVDISFAKSEARAYGAVASACNKNSTAGFSMMMFTTLLAKGGMGGAEGPFLVSLARNVLIGVGLQFVATAYRFNTSSGTGEASYLVSCSSFIMENLQLASNGSCSGHGCCQASLPEGLPLTGVSVYMGIPMNNTMWMTNPCTFAMVVEHSWYNFSTTDLYGNTTDKFPRGVPYVIDFAIRNAICPEKGQQKPLDYACLSGNSSCADVTNGYICKCLEHYEGNPYIPNGCQDIDECKHPDLYPCSSDGICKNRLLGYDCPCKPGMKGDGKNGTCQPIFSLVAKVVGGVIGGFFFMAAFLFLILLHKEKKKMREFYQKNGGPILETAKIIKLFKKEELKGILKSKNLIGKGCFGEVYKGILDNDLVAVKKPINGTVLENEQFANEVIIQSQVIHKNIVRLIGCCLEVDIPMLVYEFLPNGSLEDILHSNKVVPLNINMRLSIAAQSADGLSYMHSKTNNKILHGDIKPANILLDDNFMPKISDFGTSRLIARDKDHADDVIGDMSYMDPVCMQTGVLTEKSDVYSFGVVILELISRKKATYSDNNSLVRNFLEAHKEKRVAELFDNEITLTSNDLKLLHSLARIIVECLNLDVDQRPSMIEVAESLLLLNRSHNL, via the exons ATGACGTACGACACCATGACCACGCCCTCGCGACCCCAGCTGCTGCGCATCCCAGTCCTCCTTGCAGCAGCAGGGGCTCTCTTGATCCAGGCTGCTGCCATTGCTGAACAACATGAGCCGCTGCCGCCGATCACACTTCCGGGCTGTCCGGACAAGTGCGGCGACATCAGCATCCCCTTCCCATTCGGCATGAAGCCGGGCTGCTTCCGAGAGGGCTTCGAGGTCACCTGCAACCACTCCTTCCAGCCCCCTCGCGCCTTCATTGGTAAAGGCGATGGAAGATCGGCCAAGACGTCGACCGTCTACACCAACTTCTCAATATCCAAGACAGGTAATTATTCGATCGAATACCCGAGGAATAAATCTAACCTGGACCCGCATCTCTCGCCGGTGGAGCTCGTCGACATATCGTTCGCCAAGAGTGAAGCACGGGCATATGGTGCAGTGGCTTCCGCCTGCAACAAGAACTCCACTGCCGGCTTCTCGATGATGATGTTCACCACCTTGTTGGCCAAAGGCGGTATGGGCGGTGCCGAGGGCCCGTTCCTTGTGTCATTGGCGCGCAATGTCCTCATCGGCGTCGGCCTGCAATTTGTGGCTACGGCGTACAGATTCAACACCTCATCCGGGACCGGAGAGGCCAGCTACCTCGTCTCCTGCAGCTCGTTCATCATGGAAAACCTGCAGCTTGCGTCCAACGGGTCATGCTCTGGGCACGGCTGCTGCCAGGCCTCCCTGCCGGAAGGGCTCCCGCTCACTGGTGTCTCAGTTTACATGGGCATACCGATGAATAACACTATGTGGATGACCAACCCGTGTACCTTCGCCATGGTGGTGGAGCATTCATGGTACAACTTCTCCACGACAGACCTGTACGGCAACACCACCGACAAATTCCCAAGGGGCGTGCCCTATGTGATCGATTTCGCCATTAGGAATGCTATATGCCCGGAGAAAGGCCAGCAGAAACCTCTGGACTACGCGTGCCTCAGCGGCAACAGCTCTTGTGCCGACGTGACCAATGGCTACATCTGCAAGTGCCTGGAGCACTACGAGGGCAACCCTTACATCCCTAATGGATGCCAAG ATATCGACGAATGCAAGCACCCTGATTTGTATCCTTGCTCGAGTGATGGGATATGCAAGAACAGGCTTTTAGGGTATGACTGTCCATGCAAACCTGGAATGAAAGGCGACGGGAAAAATGGAACATGCCAGCCCATATTCTCCCTGGTTGCAAAGGTGGTTGGAG GTGTAATAGGAGGTTTCTTTTTCATGGCAGCTTTCTTGTTCCTCATTCTTCTTCacaaagagaaaaagaagatgAGGGAGTTCTACCAAAAGAACGGCGGGCCTATATTGGAGACAGCAAAGATTATAAAGCTTTTCAAAAAGGAAGAGCTTAAGGGAATTTTAAAGAGTAAAAATTTAATTGGAAAAGGTTGCTTTGGTGAAGTTTACAAGGGCATTCTTGATAATGATTTGGTTGCAGTAAAGAAGCCGATAAATGGTACTGTGCTGGAGAATGAACAATTTGCAAATGAAGTCATCATCCAATCTCAAGTCATCCACAAGAACATTGTTAGGCTGATAGGTTGTTGCCTCGAAGTTGATATCCCCATGCTTGTTTATGAGTTCCTCCCGAATGGTAGCCTCGAAGATATTCTTCATAGTAACAAGGTAGTGCCTCTTAACATTAACATGCGTTTGAGTATTGCTGCACAATCAGCAGACGGTCTATCATATATGCACTCAAAAACCAATAATAAAATCCTACATGGTGATATTAAGCCAGCAAATATACTCTTGGATGATAACTTCATGCCAAAGATATCAGATTTTGGCACATCGAGATTGATTGCAAGAGATAAAGATCATGCAGATGATGTCATTGGTGATATGAGTTACATGGATCCAGTATGCATGCAAACAGGAGTTCTAACAGAAAAAAGTGACGTCTACAGCTTTGGAGTTGTGATCTTAGAACTTATAAGTAGGAAAAAAGCCACATATTCTGACAATAATAGTTTGGTAAGGAATTTTCTTGAAGCTCACAAAGAGAAGAGGGTAGCTGAGTTGTTTGACAATGAAATTACACTAACAAGCAATGATTTAAAGCTTCTTCATAGTCTAGCAAGGATCATTGTGGAATGTCTTAACCTCGATGTGGATCAAAGACCATCAATGATAGAGGTAGCAGAGAGCCTTCTCCTACTGAACCGGTCTCATAACCTATAA
- the LOC117843792 gene encoding wall-associated receptor kinase 2, which yields MATPSQPQLRQHILALLAAVGALMIQAAAIAEQHELPITLPGCPDKCGDISIPFPFGMKPGCFREGFQVTCDQSFQPPRAFLGEGDGRSAKKLTLYSYFSVSKTGKISLQYPKNNLSASLVELIDISVANNEARAYGAVASACSMNATAGLSKTRITTLLARGMDTAEGPFLVSPARNVLIGVGLESMPSVSRFDFNTLRSTEDDYLVSCSSSIMGDLQHPSNGSCSGHGCCQASLPERHPLTGVMVTTPPNTLNNTMWMTNPCTFAMVVEHSWYNFSTADLYGNTSNKFPRGVPFVIDFAIRKARCPAEGQQPPLDYACTSGNSSCADVTNGYICKCLEHYEGNPYIPNGCQDIDECKFPDLYPCSSDGTCKNRLLGYDCPCKPGMKGDGKAGTCQPIFSRVAKIVVGVIGGFVVMAAFLFLILLHKEKRKMREFYQKNGGPILEKAKIIKLFKKKELKGILKSKNLIGKGCFGEVYKGILDNDLVAVKKPINGNVLENEQFANEVIIQSQVIHKNIVRLIGCCLEVDIPMLVYEFLPKGNLEDILHGNKNVVPLNMDVRLSIAAQSADGLAYMHSKTSNKILHGDVKPANILLDENFMPKISDFGISRLIARDKEHAENVIGDRSYMDPVYMQTGLLTEKSDVYSFGVVILELICRKMTTYSDNNNLVRNFLETQKEERVAKLFDNEIALTSNLELLHSLARIAMECLNLDVDQRPSMSEVAERLLLLSRSHNP from the exons ATGGCCACGCCCTCGCAACCCCAGCTGCGGCAGCACATCCTAGCCCTCCTTGCAGCAGTAGGGGCTCTCATGATCCAGGCTGCCGCCATTGCCGAGCAACATGAGCTGCCGATCACACTTCCTGGCTGTCCGGACAAGTGCGGCGACATCAGCATCCCTTTCCCATTCGGTATGAAGCCCGGTTGCTTCCGAGAGGGCTTCCAGGTCACCTGCGACCAGTCCTTCCAGCCCCCTCGCGCCTTCCTTGGTGAAGGCGACGGAAGATCAGCCAAGAAGTTGACCCTCTACTCCTACTTCTCAGTGTCCAAGACAGGTAAAATTTCTCTGCAATACCCAAAGAATAACCTGAGTGCCTCGCTGGTGGAGCTCATCGACATATCAGTCGCCAACAATGAGGCTCGGGCATACGGCGCAGTGGCTTCTGCCTGCAGCATGAACGCCACCGCCGGGTTATCGAAGACGAGGATCACCACCTTGTTGGCACGCGGCATGGACACGGCGGAGGGCCCATTCCTCGTGTCGCCGGCGCGCAACGTCCTCATCGGCGTTGGCCTTGAGAGTATGCCTTCGGTGTCAAGGTTTGACTTCAACACCTTACGGTCGACAGAGGATGACTACCTCGTCTCCTGCAGCTCGTCCATCATGGGAGACCTGCAGCACCCGTCCAACGGGTCGTGCTCTGGGCATGGCTGCTGCCAGGCCTCCCTGCCGGAAAGGCACCCGCTCACCGGTGTCATGGTTACCACGCCCCCCAACACTCTGAATAACACTATGTGGATGACCAATCCGTGCACCTTCGCCATGGTGGTGGAGCACTCATGGTACAATTTCTCCACGGCGGACCTGTACGGTAACACCAGCAACAAGTTCCCCAGGGGTGTGCCCTTTGTGATCGACTTCGCCATCAGGAAGGCTAGATGCCCGGCGGAAGGCCAGCAGCCACCTCTTGACTATGCGTGCACCAGTGGCAACAGCTCTTGTGCTGACGTGACCAATGGCTACATCTGCAAGTGCTTGGAGCACTACGAGGGCAACCCTTACATCCCTAATGGGTGCCAAG ACATCGACGAATGCAAGTTCCCGGATTTGTATCCTTGCTCAAGTGATGGGACATGTAAGAATAGACTTTTGGGGTATGATTGTCCATGCAAACCCGGAATGAAAGGCGATGGCAAAGCAGGAACATGCCAACCCATATTCTCCCGAGTAGCAAAGATTGTTGTAG GTGTTATAGGTGGATTTGTTGTCATGGCAGCTTTCTTGTTCCTCATTCTTCTTCacaaagagaaaaggaagatGAGGGAGTTCTACCAAAAGAACGGCGGGCCTATATTGGAGAAAGCAAAGATTATAAAGCTTTTCAAAAAGAAAGAGCTTAAGGGAATTTTAAAGAGTAAAAATTTAATTGGAAAAGGTTGCTTTGGTGAAGTTTACAAGGGCATTCTTGATAATGATTTGGTTGCAGTAAAGAAGCCGATAAATGGTAATGTGCTGGAGAATGAACAATTTGCAAATGAAGTCATCATCCAATCTCAAGTCATCCACAAGAACATTGTTCGGCTGATAGGTTGTTGCCTAGAAGTTGATATCCCCATGCTTGTTTATGAGTTCCTCCCCAAAGGTAACCTTGAAGATATTCTTCACGGCAACAAGAATGTAGTGCCTCTCAATATGGATGTGCGTTTGAGTATTGCTGCACAGTCAGCGGACGGTCTAGCTTATATGCACTCAAAAACCAGTAACAAAATCCTACATGGTGATGTTAAGCCGGCAAATATACTCTTGGATGAGAACTTCATGCCAAAGATCTCAGACTTTGGCATATCGAGACTGATTGCAAGGGATAAAGAACATGCAGAAAATGTCATCGGTGATAGGAGTTACATGGATCCAGTATATATGCAAACAGGACTTCTAACAGAAAAAAGTGATGTGTACAGTTTTGGAGTTGTGATCTTAGAACTTATATGTAGGAAAATGACCACATATTCTGACAATAATAACTTAGTAAGGAATTTTCTTGAAACTCAGAAAGAGGAGAGGGTAGCCAAGTTATTTGACAATGAAATTGCACTTACAAGCAATTTAGAGCTTCTTCATAGTTTGGCAAGGATCGCTATGGAATGTCTTAACCTCGACGTGGATCAGAGACCATCAATGTCTGAGGTAGCAGAGCGCCTTCTCTTACTAAGCCGGTCTCATAACCCGTAA
- the LOC117843793 gene encoding glycine-rich RNA-binding protein RZ1C: MAEEKVGRIFVGGLSWDTTEGTLTRTFGQYGKVIDAQVVVERDTGRSRGFGFVTFSEPRAVDAAIRGMHNGELDGRNISVNKAQPRNADDGYGYGGGGGGGGGGGGGYSSGARGGYRSGGDVVPAASDDCFKCGRPGHWARECPYSDGGGRTGRYSPASRYGGGTGGRGDRFGGSDRFARYDDDRYDGGRYMDSRDTYYGAGRDRYASDRYAPAADRYSGDRYGGGADRYASSGFARERSYERDGGRSSGGYYRDDSRSSGGYGRGGSRVGGGAAGPARFGGSYRDRPAPYDRPSRGAGARAYDDRY, from the exons ATGGCGGAGGAGAAGGTGGGCCGGATCTTCGTGGGCGGTCTGTCGTGGGACACCACGGAGGGCACGCTCACGCGCACCTTCGGCCAGTACGGCAAGGTCATCGACGCACAG GTTGTAGTGGAAAGGGACACAGGCCGCTCCAGGGGATTTGGATTTGTCACATTTTCAGAACCTCGAGCTGTGGATGCTGCCATTCGGGGAATGCATAATGGAGAACTGGATGGTCGAAATATCTCTGTGAACAAAGCTCAACCTAGGAACGCTGATGATGGCTATGGctatggtggcggtggcggcggtggtggtggtggaggtggtggttaCTCATCTGGTGCCAGAGGTGGATATCGCAGTGGAGGTGATGTAGTTCCAGCTGCGAGTGATGATTGCTTCAAATGTGGCCGCCCTGGACATTGGGCTCGTGAATGTCCTTATTCAGATGGAGGTGGTAGAACTGGAAGGTACTCTCCCGCTTCAAGATACGGTGGTGGCACTGGGGGACGTGGTGATCGCTTTGGCGGATCAGATCGTTTTGCTCGGTATGATGATGATCGATATGATGGTGGGCGCTACATGGACAGCAGGGATACATATTATGGTGCTGGGCGTGATCGTTATGCTAGTGATCGGTATGCACCAGCAGCAGATCGCTATTCCGGTGACAGGTATGGTGGTGGTGCAGATCGTTATGCATCAAGTGGCTTTGCCAGGGAAAGAAGCTATGAAAGAGATGGTGGGCGGTCCAGCGGAGGTTACTACCGTGATGATTCTAGGAGCAGTGGTGGATATGGCAGAGGTGGTTCACGTGTAGGGGGTGGTGCTGCTGGGCCTGCTCGCTTTGGTGGCAGTTACCGTGATAGACCCGCCCCCTATGACCGTCCTAGCAGGGGAGCTGGAGCTCGTGCTTATGATGATCGCTATTGA